In the Telopea speciosissima isolate NSW1024214 ecotype Mountain lineage chromosome 2, Tspe_v1, whole genome shotgun sequence genome, one interval contains:
- the LOC122653169 gene encoding THO complex subunit 4A-like, which yields MSSALDMSLDDLIKNNKKLGGGNFRGRGRGSGPGPARRFPNRGANRTTPYSMGKPGQAPDSAWQHDMFTGQMAAYPAQAGRASAIETGTKLYISNLDYGVSIEDIKELFSEVGDLKRYTIHYDRSGRSKGTAEVVFSRRTDALAAVKRYNNVQLDGKPMKIEIVGTNVVPPAAAPPVPNGMFGNPNGILRSGQGRGGTTGLLRRGGGRGFGRGRVRGRGHEQVSAQDLDADLEKYHSEAMQIN from the exons ATGTCCAGTGCGTTGGACATGTCTCTCGACGACCTCATCAAGAACAACAAGAAATTAGGAGGGGGAAATTTCAGAGGCAGAGGTAGAGGTTCAGGTCCTGGGCCGGCTCGGCGGTTTCCTAATCGCGGAGCGAATCGAACGACTCCCTATTCGATGGGAAAG CCTGGTCAAGCCCCGGATTCAGCGTGGCAGCACGATATGTTTACAGGTCAGATGGCAGCCTACCCAGCACAGGCAGGTCGAGCTTCTGCAATAGAGACCGGGACCAAGCTCTACATTTCTAACTTAGATTATGGCGTCTCGATCGAGGATATCAAA GAACTCTTTTCAGAGGTTGGTGACCTGAAACGATATACAATCCATTATGACAGAAGCGGGAGATCAAAG GGAACTGCAGAAGTAGTTTTCTCACGGAGGACAGATGCTTTAGCTGCTGTGAAGAGATATAACAATGTTCAGCTGGATGGCAAGCCAATGAAGATTGAGATTGTGGGAACAAATGTTGTCCCTCCTGCTGCTGCGCCTCCTGTACCCAATGGCATGTTTGGGAATCCTAATGGTATCCTGAGAAG TGGACAAGGAAGGGGTGGTACAACAGGTCTGCTGCGTCGTGGTGGTGGCCGTGGATTTGGGAGGGGCCGTGTACGGGGAAGAGGTCATGAACAGGTATCTGCACAAGATCTTGATGCTGATTTGGAGAAGTATCATTCGGAAGCAATGCAGATAAACTGA
- the LOC122649514 gene encoding uncharacterized protein LOC122649514 isoform X1: MPRPSTTTSSGYLLALTQAIEKKLQRALASQSQRLNLLQELFAVIALEVDGRARDIIHMRDDDGVSPEEGRIQNQLCFYDVLADHYVRVPDSGKLILDLIVQLWSQSFASNIFALPFHKWVFEVQLENSEVLVRYSSALVHGATNVFWIDIQTNTRRFFSLFQCLLEEVALVYMRLNKIAPQAQRDLYLLLSRFIFFYNLVDKLEIFLKQFPVFPNAFLVGGPADIFVIELTDQLQKLKVEPVLLLYLSQIKAFQGLELRMTTSTRLKACLYSFTSPGGPMYPTRAVRHAAWDALDFLFPVGRYPRHLISLFFRLLYPWYWSSSCLNFILSCAKAILYSILRLIFSKWENVRKP; this comes from the exons ATGCCACGACCTTCCACAACTACCAGCTCTGGATATCTACTCGCCCTTACCCAAGCGATAGAGAAAAAGCTCCAACGG GCACTCGCCTCACAATCCCAGAGACTCAACTTGTTGCAAGAACTGTTTGCGGTTATAGCCTTAGAGGTTGATGGCCGTGCCCGAG ACATTATTCATATGAGGGATGACGACGGAGTTTCTCCTGAGGAGGGTAGAATCCAGAATCAGCTATGCTTTTATGATGTGCTTGCCGATCATTATGTTAGGGTTCCAGACAGTGGAAAACTTATCCTTGATTTAATTGTCCAACTCTGGAGCCAGTCTTTTGCATCTAATATCTTTGCACTCCCTTTCCACAAATGG GTATTTGAAGTTCAACTTGAAAATTCAGAAGTCCTTGTCCGTTACTCCTCTGCCCTTGTCCATGGTGCTACAAATGTTTTCTG GATTGACATCCAAACAAACACAAGGCGTTTCTTCTCTTTGTTCCAA TGTCTTCTTGAGGAGGTTGCCCTTGTCTACATGCGCTTAAATAAAATCGCCCCTCAG GCCCAGAGAGATCTATATCTTTTACTCTCCAGGTTCATATTCTTTTACAATTTAG TTGACAAGCTTGAAATTTTCTTAAAGCAATTTCCTGTGTTTCCAAATGCATTTTTGGTTGGTGGTCCAGCAGACATTTTTGTTATTGAGCTCACAGATCAG CTCCAAAAGTTGAAGGTGGAGCCAGTACTGCTACTTTACCTTTCCCAGATAAAAGCTTTTCAAG GCTTGGAGCTGAGGATGACCACAAGTACAAGGCTTAAGGCGTGCTTGTATAGCTTCACATCTCCTGGTGGTCCAATGTATCCAACAAGAGCTGTTCGTCATGCAGCCTGGGATGCATTGGATTTCCTTTTTCCT GTAGGAAGATATCCTCGTCACCTCATAAGTTTGTTCTTCCGGTTACTCTATCCATGGTACTGGTCCTCCTCTTGTTTGAATTTTATACTGTCTTGCGCCAAGGCCATCCTGTACTCCATACTGAGGTTAATCTTTTCTAAATGGGAGAATGTGAGGAAACCATAG
- the LOC122649514 gene encoding uncharacterized protein LOC122649514 isoform X2, which yields MPRPSTTTSSGYLLALTQAIEKKLQRALASQSQRLNLLQELFAVIALEVDGRARDIIHMRDDDGVSPEEGRIQNQLCFYDVLADHYVRVPDSGKLILDLIVQLWSQSFASNIFALPFHKWVFEVQLENSEVLVRYSSALVHGATNVFWIDIQTNTRRFFSLFQQFPVFPNAFLVGGPADIFVIELTDQLQKLKVEPVLLLYLSQIKAFQGLELRMTTSTRLKACLYSFTSPGGPMYPTRAVRHAAWDALDFLFPVGRYPRHLISLFFRLLYPWYWSSSCLNFILSCAKAILYSILRLIFSKWENVRKP from the exons ATGCCACGACCTTCCACAACTACCAGCTCTGGATATCTACTCGCCCTTACCCAAGCGATAGAGAAAAAGCTCCAACGG GCACTCGCCTCACAATCCCAGAGACTCAACTTGTTGCAAGAACTGTTTGCGGTTATAGCCTTAGAGGTTGATGGCCGTGCCCGAG ACATTATTCATATGAGGGATGACGACGGAGTTTCTCCTGAGGAGGGTAGAATCCAGAATCAGCTATGCTTTTATGATGTGCTTGCCGATCATTATGTTAGGGTTCCAGACAGTGGAAAACTTATCCTTGATTTAATTGTCCAACTCTGGAGCCAGTCTTTTGCATCTAATATCTTTGCACTCCCTTTCCACAAATGG GTATTTGAAGTTCAACTTGAAAATTCAGAAGTCCTTGTCCGTTACTCCTCTGCCCTTGTCCATGGTGCTACAAATGTTTTCTG GATTGACATCCAAACAAACACAAGGCGTTTCTTCTCTTTGTTCCAA CAATTTCCTGTGTTTCCAAATGCATTTTTGGTTGGTGGTCCAGCAGACATTTTTGTTATTGAGCTCACAGATCAG CTCCAAAAGTTGAAGGTGGAGCCAGTACTGCTACTTTACCTTTCCCAGATAAAAGCTTTTCAAG GCTTGGAGCTGAGGATGACCACAAGTACAAGGCTTAAGGCGTGCTTGTATAGCTTCACATCTCCTGGTGGTCCAATGTATCCAACAAGAGCTGTTCGTCATGCAGCCTGGGATGCATTGGATTTCCTTTTTCCT GTAGGAAGATATCCTCGTCACCTCATAAGTTTGTTCTTCCGGTTACTCTATCCATGGTACTGGTCCTCCTCTTGTTTGAATTTTATACTGTCTTGCGCCAAGGCCATCCTGTACTCCATACTGAGGTTAATCTTTTCTAAATGGGAGAATGTGAGGAAACCATAG